The nucleotide window TGAATTAGCGCCCTTGAGGAAATCCACCCACACACTGGTGTCCACAAGTATCATGACCTGCTTTTTCTCATTTCACTAAGGCTACCCGTCCATTCTACCTTGCCTTCGAGCTCGAGAATTTTTTTCCTCTTCAAACCACTTACGAGTTCCTGGAGGGCGTAATTTACAAGCTCCTTTTTGGTCTTTTTGTCGGTAAGCTGCATGGCCTCATCGACCAGCTTTTCGTCAAGTTCGATATTTGTCCTTAACATACGTCCTATCCCCCTTTCCACTTAACTTATTGGATTT belongs to bacterium and includes:
- a CDS encoding type II toxin-antitoxin system VapB family antitoxin, which codes for MLRTNIELDEKLVDEAMQLTDKKTKKELVNYALQELVSGLKRKKILELEGKVEWTGSLSEMRKSRS